The sequence below is a genomic window from Ciona intestinalis chromosome 1, KH, whole genome shotgun sequence.
CTATCATGCATTATGTTAGAAATGTGTATTTGCTGGATCATTTTTGGAGAATACACaactaaacaattaaacaagaTGACACACCACTAGGCTAAACctcattaaaattttaattaggATGACTAAGTTATTTCGCATTGTCATATTGTTTATCTGATCCCAAGAGCTTTGgatgttttgtaatttaaaacttttctacaaagtaattatattttttaaaagcacGCCTGTAGTACAGTACAGTGCAATCTAacaatttttgcatttttttctagcttttattgaaattttctTCTccttaaaaatactttttgtcCGTTATACCATATTTTgccaaaaataatatatatatatatatataaatttagtgTACAAACTGATGACATTTAATACAAACTAATGACATTAAATTACCATAAAACTTACCAAGCACTGAGTTTTAAAGGAAGGCCATATAGAGTAGTTATCGGGAGTCGCATACTTTTCCATAGTTGCTGCAAATACCAAATAATTCCGTTTAGCTAATTGGTCGTGTTCTTTTATCCTATTAAGTTCGTTCAAACACTTTGAATGTTCGCAATTCTCTATTGATGATGAACTGGTACAGTTCGGGTAAGGCATAGTAGACGTAGAACCGACATTTAATTCCATGGATAGTAAAGAGAACAATGGAAGATCATCACAGAATAAATCAAGACCAAGAGAAGTTAATTTGTATGTTCCGCACTTGGCTGAATTTCTTAACCTGTTGTTGGTATAAGAATCAGAAGAAACAATCTTGATATTTGGACTATGATTTTGCGAAGTTCTATCACTGGTAACCTGATTTTTGTTGTACTTGTACATGCAGGTACCTTGCTTTGCACAGTTTATAAGTTGCTGGCATACGTAATCACAGTGAGGGCATGTGAGAGATGAAGTAGTACCACTGTTTTCCTTTGCAGTGGTTTGATTGTTTGAGTAGAACACACTGCTACTACAGTTTGCTTTGAAACTTGGACACTTAAGAGTCTCCTTTTTAACTGCCATAGTGTGCAGtggaaatgtaaaaattaaaaccattaaCAATGTAGTCCTTAACCAATTGGTAAAGTTGGACTTCAGCAAGATGCTGTAGTAAGCAAATGTAAACAGTGAATTCAGATTAAGGGCTGCAATCCAGCTGCTTTTGCGCCTGGTTGGAGGGTAGGCATAGAACGGTGTTGGAGCCGAACATACCAGAGGAAGGTCACAGCTTCTGTTTTGTGGAGAAATCTCAGCACATCTGTACAGTCTGCAGCAGCAGCTTGAAGGTTTCAGTTTTGTTTGCTTCAAGCTATCTGCTTGAACACAAAACATGCATTTTGATCGTGTTACATTAGATTGTCTTACATGATCTTTGCATGTGCAGCAAATTCTCCCTGCTGAGGAGCAATCTCTGTTTTCATAATCAAGATTTTGTTGCCTATTAAGTTTACCAGTATGGTTCAAACAGCAATCATATCTTTGAGCAGGTGGTTTCACAATATGGGTACTGTCATCTTGACTACATGATATTTCTAGTGCCGAAGCTGACATGGACATCGTGACACATGGCTTCTATTTATATCACATTTAGTTGAGACTACTTTTTtccattatatatattataaaattcaaTGCTGCTATAACCTGCAAGTTAAAAGATGGAGGGTAAGTGACTTTTTACACCTCCAATGACGAATGACCATTGATAAACATTCGAATTGACAAATAAACGAGTTATGctgtttcgttttaaaaaatataaacaacttttcGACTACCGCGTATCTGCTGTTATAGGTTGcgagttaaaaaaaatataagccACTGGCCCAACCGCGTAATCGAGTATCTGCTGTTATAGGTTGAGAGCTCGAAAAACTTTCCTATTTCCAAATCAATTTCTCATACTAACACACGACCACAACAACTTGTAAACGAACAATCACGACTTACGAATATAATAATACCTTATACTACACATTGATAATTACATGGATTATATTTACCTTCATTAATAGAACGTTAAGACTGCTACACCTCATACAAAGCTTGATTTCGTTTTCGCGaagaaataattgaaaatGAAGTATTGCTTAACAGCGGCGTAAGTGGCAGGTTTCGAAATAGAAATAAGATGTATATACCATTTTAACGCATTTTTGCTTTTCTTAAAtcttaaagaaaataaaatattttaaactgttaaaaactacGCACTAATTTCAAAGATACTGTAGTTAAAAATGCGGATTAAAGTTGTACATGTTCTATCCACGTTCGAAAGTAACACTGGGATGCGAAATTTCAAAAGtcaaattaatacaaaaaatttgtTAACTGGGACCATTCCGTTTTCACTTTTTGAGTAACCGCCTGGTTCTCTGACCTGCCCAAGGTGTCGTGGTAATGGGTGAACTCTGGGCCTCAACGTAAGTTCCCATAGCTTTGCACGCTGTTGTCGCTCACCCACATGTAACAACATCGGATTAAACAAATGGCCAATACCAACTATAGGCAAAATCACCTTGGTTCTTCCAGAATTATTGTACTGCACTTTACCCCGCAATCGGCACAGTTTTCGAAAAGACATATTATGATGATTTGGTAATCTCGCCAAACATAAActgctttttaaacaaacattcttGGAGGAAGCAATAATAACTAAAACACTTCAAACAGCCgacaaaaaaaatactgttCACCGAACTGAAggataaattatattttaagtttgcaATATTGAACCAGAGTATACCAAACAAGTTTAGCATACTCTGATTGAACTATACATAGACGCGAACACGAATTAACGTGTACAAAAACTTTGGAACATATATTTTGGATGAAAATTATCCTTGCAGGTTTCTTGCTTATATTAATAACAGAACACAGTAAATCtatctttttaaactttgcaaTTGATTTGTGAACTTTgggattttaaataaattcagtACAGATCGTGCAAATACTGCCCAGTAAATGTAAATGTAGATTTTCATCCCTGAACATATGAGGAACAAACAggtattataaataatatttgcgGCAAGGTTCTAAATAGGAAGTTCAAACTTAACGTCAATGGAAGCTTCTTTTGCAAGTCCAACTATGTCAGAAAGTTTAACAACCTGTAAGGAAATAACCACAATCCAAGTTAGCAGCATTTGGTGTTTAATATAGTAATATACAAAGGGTAAGAAAAACCCTATATACTATACCgataaaaaattttaacaactatatttaatcatttttccACAGTGAATAGTCTAAATCAATTCATGCCATTTCCTTTTTCTATAATTAACCAgacctttttaaaaaactttacaagCTAActtatcacaaaaaaaaaatgttcaacaaCTATGTTTAACCATGTTTCCACAGTGAATAGTCTAAATTAATTCAAGCAATTTCCTTTTGCTATAATTAATctaaacctttttaaaaaacttttaccaaCCATTTTAGCAGCTTCATTGAGACTGTCGCAtgtcaaaatttttaattggGATTGCGCGATTAGGGCTTTTGCATCCTCAACCTTGGTacctataaaacaaatgggCAATTACTGTCAGCATTAAGTTTTATCATATACTCAATTGTCACcctatatttacaaaattcaaTAAGAGACTGCTCTGTCAATAGGATACTGAACCTGCCAATGGATGTATATAGGCACCTAACAAGGGTATGCATGTATGAATGGCACAGGCAACATAACATGAGGATTAATATAACAATATCGAGGattaatataacaataacaagTGTCACACCTTGTAATCGTACAATGATAGGGATTTTTAGGTCAAGTTGCTGAGCAGCTTGTATGATGCCTTGAGCAATCACATCACACCTCATAATACCACCAAATATGTTCACAAGGATTGAATTGACCTGATAAATGAATTCAGTATTTAGCaattaatttgaaatttatcaaacaaaatgttaatttttggtTAGCAGAACGCTGGTGAGCAAAATTCTTGCCTGAAGAGCCAAAATACAAGTGTGCTTAGCAGCAACAGTGTATATGATATTGTAGAGTGGGAATAAacaggacacttttagcacataatcaGGATaaggatacctttagcacaaatttaaatatcctgtttctgttttaaaaaaacaatctattagagttgtgaggatatggttttagaattctttgaatgttctttgtttgctaccaaatggaataagaaatagaatgaaagggtgttcAATCTTTTCCCGCTCTACTATATTGATGAACTTACATTTTCGTCAGATGTGATAAGTTTAAATGCCTCCATCACTTGATCTGCAGTTGCTCCACCTCCAACATCCAGGAAGTTAGCTGGAGTTCCTCCATGTAGTTTGATAATGTCCATCGTTGCCATGGCTAGCCCAGCACCATTCACTgcggaaaaaaacaaagaaaaatatgcaaaaatatcaaataaatttcCAATTACTGGGTAGCAGCAGAGattgtatatactatatacacagcaggtgtaaaattttaattgctAGGTTATTAAGAATTGTACGAATGCAACTTGTATAGTATTGCAACTTTAATTAAGTATTTTAACTTTCACACATTTACTAAAACTAATACAGCAGCAATTCTGTATTGTACATTTATAGcatatattgtaaaaattgaaaaaat
It includes:
- the LOC100186046 gene encoding uncharacterized protein LOC100186046 → MSMSASALEISCSQDDSTHIVKPPAQRYDCCLNHTGKLNRQQNLDYENRDCSSAGRICCTCKDHVRQSNVTRSKCMFCVQADSLKQTKLKPSSCCCRLYRCAEISPQNRSCDLPLVCSAPTPFYAYPPTRRKSSWIAALNLNSLFTFAYYSILLKSNFTNWLRTTLLMVLIFTFPLHTMAVKKETLKCPSFKANCSSSVFYSNNQTTAKENSGTTSSLTCPHCDYVCQQLINCAKQGTCMYKYNKNQVTSDRTSQNHSPNIKIVSSDSYTNNRLRNSAKCGTYKLTSLGLDLFCDDLPLFSLLSMELNVGSTSTMPYPNCTSSSSIENCEHSKCLNELNRIKEHDQLAKRNYLVFAATMEKYATPDNYSIWPSFKTQCLVGYKSWICSQNHQVHRLDHNCRKKRVRPCKSLCLNVEASCPVFRIFSFTKLRGGQPAFICHGFDLQNESMANDICYDVPSFVPTDPAIGSGILPQNMPTSYPTQKGISPLTTIRVRHTSHKTIQMHDDATQAGNDAAAAPYSLFYITCFVFMLVIFLTLESC